The following DNA comes from Plodia interpunctella isolate USDA-ARS_2022_Savannah chromosome 1, ilPloInte3.2, whole genome shotgun sequence.
aagTCTAATGCCATTTATCCAGGACATGGACCTGTTCTTCAAGTGAGTTTATACCTACAACTACTTGTTACTTGACAGATAAtaaatgtagaaaaataaaatggtatcGTAAATTCAATGGCAAAAACATCTAAGtacaatgtaataataataacaactagCGGCGCACCTAGCACACTAGCGCTAAAATTGtggtttaaataataaagtaattataactATCGTTTAACACTGCATCAGCTTATgtataaacttaataattcCGATGTTATCTAGACTAGTCGTTCGCCGCGAAagtagacctcgcgaacacaatatttttttttacaaaattgtgaatatttcaaaaacggcttaGCTGATTTAGTTGCCccatgaatttaaaaattccattggtatgtaggatctacatacctttaaatttaaatttcatcaaaatcggaccaacggttcgaaagttatcgctttacaaacaaacaaacaaacaaacaaacaaacaaacaaacaaacaaacaaacaaacaaacaaacaaacatacatacatacatacatacaaaaaaaaaattgccccaagtagaatgtgagacaaaaataatacctacaaaTCTTCGTTAACCGCTAAACACTATGACATTCGACATATAAGGATTTCGATTAAAAATACGACAGCTTTTGACCCTTTTGCCATTTGTCTTTACTATGTTTATTGTCCTAACCCCACTCTCAAGCTTCATAATGTATTATACCTATGCATACATTCCCTCCCGTTTAGATAATGGGCGAAGTGCTGGTTTGTATTTCACttttcaccatcgaatcgatacgaattgagacgcagcgaaccaatcacattgcgccgcaacgacaaccacactgtgATGTGATTAGTTCGCTGCgtcacagattaaataataccccagtagcTGCGTCTCTcttcgaatcaattcgatcgatggtgagaagtgaaatacaaacccgcactaactgAGGGTTTAGTGCATAATCACTTACATTACTTAAACGAgcattaatttcatttgttgtattgttttaGATGTCACTCGATATGCTAAAAAAACCAGTTAAGAAACAGATCTTAACAGAAGTTCCAGGTCCTCGGGTTACTAGGGGTGAGGaaataccaataaataaaatctgttgaGATTATTTCTGAACACAGTTAGAATCTgttattttagataaatgtGTGTGAggatatttaaacataatgtGAACCGCAACCTagtaataatgattattaaaaaatgttggacattgaaacaatttaatcttattatttaaCCTCAACAATCAAAGAATATTAGGTATGTCAGTGTGATGTTTAATCTAGTATAGGTACCACTGAGGATCCCGGACTTAATGACAgtatataaaaactttgaCTTCATATGTACACTATTAGGCGTCGCAATGCCCAAACCAAATACGACATAAGTCGTTGTGATCGTCGCGGAGGACATGGACAAAGTCCACATCAAATAGGAAAGTGGACATGCATGACACTGCATTAACACAAAGGGTACAGCATTGTTCATGTGAAACTGAACAGTCAGTGAACAGTCCAGATTCCGTCTGTAAAAATCAAATGACAGTTGACATTATTATcagtaaaaaagtaaacaatcaaatgaaatcaaaccaaattatttttgtttttaaattttattctgatTTAGAAAATCTGGAATTACTTAGGTATACTTAAATTTCAAGGTGAAATAgtgtttcattaattatttatttacttgaaggtaaaatacttttatttatttaccgatTTACATTTGTACTAGATCGGAGATCTGTGGCAACAATGCTATTCCttagattttaaatgttattcatTCATGTGACAACAAAAGATTACGTAGATGTATGTAAATGCCTCTAAACGACTACCTACATTTCTTTATCTCTGCTATCTTGAATAATCATTTTGTAACCCCTAAGCTGCGACGTGCTAAAAACTGAACTTTAGACTTTACTCTGGAGTagaaatttacacaaaaatgaCGGCAGTCATCCCAGCGGTTAGCAAATTATCCGGAAGGATTATCAGGATCCTCGGATGTAATCCTGGTCCTATGACTTTACAAGGCACCAACACCTATCTTATTGGAACTGGCAAGAAGTAAGGTtatgattgtttattttgtattttagaaaagtctgttgtagttttaatattttgtgtgcAGTTTCTTGTTGCAATTCAATATGTTCTATTGTGCCATACAGGTGTTATTGTATCAAGTATAATCACACCTGTGTTTTGTCACTTAGCATGTAGAAAATTGGCAtagaacaattttatttgtagatattgaaatattaagaattattatttattgtaaatttcaatacatcttttattcacaaaaaaataattttatttatcaatgttACAAATCATGGCATGGTTTCAGTCGAATTCTCTTAGATACTGGTGACAAAGATGTGAAAGAGTATCAAAAGAACTTGAGCGAAGTGGTGCAGTCAGAGCAGGTGGACATTGAGCATATTGTGGTGACTCATTGGCATCATGACCACATTGGTGGTGTTGAGGATGTTTATGGCAAAATTGcaagtaagttttatttttggaaatgactatgattttgacatttgtGTTGTAACTCTttcacatacatattattattatttcaagaaaaattttttttgtgtcttcTGCTGTTATTCATGTTCTCTATCTCAACTTCACATGTTACCGGTTTCATTTGGACCTGTGCCACCACAAAGCCCAGGGTCAGCATAAAAGGATTAGTCtgattttacaaatttctGCCTAAGATCAACCTTTCttgagaatgctgttgttgcctatcagttgccAAGGTTATCTGACGCTTAAGATGCCTCTGACGACATCTATGGGAGGATGGAGAGAAGATAATTAGTCTAAAAGTGATGTTGTGTAATGCTAAATAATTTCCAGAACAATCAAAAGTAtggaaacacaaaaaaaacaaagatgaCAGTCCAGACAATGAGCTGCCACCATCTATCCCTATCAACTGGCTGTCTGATGGCCAAGAGATCACTGTGGAAGGGGCTACGGTGAAAATCTATCACACACCGGGACATACTACGGACCATGTGGTGTTGACATTGctagaagaaaatatattgttcaGTGGAGACTGTATTCTGGGTGAAGGCACAGCGGTCTTTGAAGACTTGTACACATATATGAAGAGTTTGCGCAGGATATTGGATTTGCAGCCCAGGCTCATTTATCCAGGGCATGGACCTGTGGTTGAAGTGAGTATtccaaaaatgtatgtttttcaGCTTTAAAATTTCTAGTGACAGATCCCacataaaatcaatttcatcaaaatcagaccaacagttcgaaagttattgctttacaaacatacaagaaatatatttttgtcccaAGTTGGTTCCGCTCATTTGGTCGATTAGAAATAGAATGTAATTTTCTAGCTGTGACTTTGTTCTACCTTGTAGGTAATAAATCCAGGGCTGAGTGCAGAGACCACCATTATATGCATGGGGCTCCTTTTTTAGGAGATTGATCTTGTGCTTGCTTTTAGGCCTGGTAGACTTTGAATCATGTACAGGAATATTTCTTTCAGGATCCTTTGcagaaaatagaatattacATAGAGCATAGAACCAAAAGGGAAGAGCAAATATTAGATGTGTTAAAGAACAATGCATCAAAGCAGCTGAATGAAATGGActtagtcaaaattatttatactgaAACCCCAGAACATCTCTGGCCCGCTGCCGCATATAATGTAAACCATCACCTCACAAAgttaacaaaagaaaataagataaaatgtattaagatCGATGATGAGAACAGATGGCAGTTTGATGGAGTCTGCAACTGCAACTTATAAAAACGAAgagatatttacattttttgattttgttggttattgttgttgttgctgatatttattgttgttaccaatgaataaaataaaattcaatttttgtgTAGTACTGTTTGTCCGTGGCAAAAAGTACCTCTCCTTCCTCCAAGCGGCGAATTCGCTGTGCGTTCTAGATTTTGACACCGATATGCGTTGACGTACATCATAACTTGACACAGATTCTACGTTTTCTGCGTTGATCGGTCGACGGACGCCACCGTGACGGATCGCAACGGACAACGAGAGGGAGgaggaatttaaaaatttcctAGCAAACGCAAccgatgaaaaaaaaacaatcatgatgagttgatttatttatttagtgtaaAGTCAGTGTTCACAGTCTACAGCCGGGGCCGCTTGGGCGGCGGCATGATGTCGGCGTCGTCGTGGAAGCGATGCAGCTCGATGTACTCCAGCAGCCGCTCGCTCGTCACCGGCGTCTGGATGCTCTCGCACACCGCTGGGAGCAATACAGATTTTATATTGGCGCGTGTGTCGTGATCAGATGGGCAGGGATCACTACAACTCGGGTTCCCGAAGGGCGCAGGCGTCGAGATAAACCACGAACTAGATGGATGGATGTACTAGAAAAGGTTCAGCGCGGTTGGCAACATACGGCTCAAGACGGAAACCTATGGAAGATaaaaggggaggcctttgacCAGCATTGGGACACATAAAAcaagctatttaaaaaagtaaaggtCGCGGCCAAATGATTGAATGGCCCATTCCAACTCTGGCCATATTGTTTTGTGTCAGAGTCAGTAGGCTAACTGACACAAAGTTTCCTAGTTTTGCagtgacaaataaattgaGCAAGCGTTAcatttcaatacatataataaaattgaagaaaggccaaatttgtacattggattttttaaaattcttcatggaatatacttagttactgatatagatgacgaaaatatagttttggaaatttttgtctgtctgtctgtctgaacgtgcatcactcgaaatctactggaccgatttgcttgaaatttggtatgtaggtaccttacaTACTGGGTTAACACCTTacgatacatttcatcccggtaaatggtcaggttcccgtaggataattgaaaaactaattaagaataaaaaatgcctcagaatcccgggttaacatcttatagacatttcatcccggaaaatgaggagggcctgtaggaaaattagatacatttcgtcccggtaaatggtcaggttcccgtaggagaatttaaaaactaattatgaataaaaaattccttggaatcccgggttaacatcttatagacatttcatcccggaaaatgagggggGTCctgtaagaaaattaaaataacaatccacggagccgatttactttaaaattttgtagaaaggtgtaaaacgaacataaacaatttatttttaacgattaaaatatgatatagatataatgggcgcagtatgtatcaatatatcagtataaaactcttccgttactgagtgactgactgacagacaacgtacacccaaaactgctgggcggaaagctgaaatttggcaggtAGGtgagagaggatttttggaaattctattcCGAAGGgagtgaaaggggtgaaaaactgtaaatatgaaagttctacaccgttgaagttagtgacttgaaaatttggattttggttgtttacaacaaagtaatgaatacgtatttcagatttttctgaaaattaaccctcaaccccttcataaggggggtgaaagattgtatgggacttaatacaattttcaagataaaaagctgaaaattggcacacttactttttgtagtaaataacagtaatagtaaatacaaaaaatgtttcatttacgtttgtggttaataaaaaaccgggacgtaaaacgtcatggaaaatgcgacggcacgcgttgcagaaagcgggagtgggagtaggagcgggaaatggaaaggagacacgtagtgggaaacaggacgggacacattgcaaaaaacatgatggcacaatatgtaggaaacagtacgggatatctactttacattacatatcaggaagcgggattggacaagtttgcagTACGAGACatgcagcgggaaacagaaaattgaactaaagatgagaaaaaaatgcgaattcgaatcatatttatttaccagtcttacagagtacgcgataaaaaaattactgagattttgctatgaaattcacgcgagcgaagccgcgggcaaaagctagtatgcaATAAATTCACGATGTCGCCAATTCAACAATTTGGCCACGCATATCACACTTGCATATGTCGTGTCGTTCTTATCGAATCCTACCTACTAGTGccaaatgagtttgtatactaatcgaCCCATGTACAGTAGTCTTCggcgaccaccacttgcttccggtgaaggaaaacatcgtgaggaaacctgcacactggtttatagatagataaaacatttatttgtaaaacaacaaacaacatggttgattatcaacttgtgtgtgaaatggagaaggcaatggcaaaccactccagtGCGAAAAAAGTCgtcgtgtgtgtttcatttagACAGATTTACGTCAGGCAGCcagtcagtttttttttaaagttctgAACTCAAAAGGTATatggcaaataaattgaaatggtTTTGAACTTACATTTAGCTGTGTTATAACTGTTTGGATACGACTTGTCCGTGCGTTCCCTCATGAAGACCCATTGGTTGTTCTCGAATTTGCACTCTATGATCTTGTTGTTAAGGTCCTTAATGTCTTTAGTCACACGCATGGCTGTAA
Coding sequences within:
- the LOC128670483 gene encoding beta-lactamase-like protein 2 homolog, with the protein product MTAVIPAVSKLSGRIIRILGCNPGPMTLQGTNTYLIGTGKNRILLDTGDKDVKEYQKNLSEVVQSEQVDIEHIVVTHWHHDHIGGVEDVYGKIAKQSKVWKHKKNKDDSPDNELPPSIPINWLSDGQEITVEGATVKIYHTPGHTTDHVVLTLLEENILFSGDCILGEGTAVFEDLYTYMKSLRRILDLQPRLIYPGHGPVVEDPLQKIEYYIEHRTKREEQILDVLKNNASKQLNEMDLVKIIYTETPEHLWPAAAYNVNHHLTKLTKENKIKCIKIDDENRWQFDGVCNCNL